Proteins from one Nicotiana tabacum cultivar K326 chromosome 23, ASM71507v2, whole genome shotgun sequence genomic window:
- the LOC107791805 gene encoding scarecrow-like protein 28 yields the protein MLAGCSSTLLSPRHRLRSEASAQFQACNFPSMSTQRLDLPCSFARKDNQRSQSIRPVGSLSVDKPIETKNSSCSLKQNIRLPPSPTTAQTSSYVEGESKDEYWEKGRSLKRYADQGCFDDENCINRGAKRKKGNRKSVDCSEEVEGYGLSLGQLGSGNFWLQSGYNVSRSVQAAAPFSFSCSGEEESVCFVPSEVISPPPPLSNNPWIDSVVTEITNFGDKNVSTSQDPAKEASVSSASLDSHGLVLRLNENPGEHEIGNGSRPPNPNDRSEVVAAHNEHNNHREDDAAELISLLVSCAEAIGSRNVTGVNQLIARLGDLASPRGGSPIIRLTAYFTEALALRVARLWPHIFHIIPPRNLDRLDDDSSTALRLLNQVSPIPKFIHFTSNEILLRAFEGKERVHIIDFDIKQGLQWPSLFQSLASRPNPPTHVRITGIGESKQDLVETGDRLAEFAEALNLAFEFHPVVDRLEDVRLWMLHVKEGESVAVNCALQMHRLLYDSSGGILRDFLGLIRSTNPTIILMAEQEAEHNEPSLEARLVNSLRYYAAVFDSIGFSLPLDSPSRIKIEELFARDIRNIIACEGRDRTERHECFGKWRKLMEQGGFRCTGITERELLQSQMLLKMYSCEDYRVIKQGNDDAALTLSWLDQPLCTVSAWSPLDAAGSSSSYYQPS from the coding sequence ATGTTGGCTGGTTGTTCTTCTACATTGTTGTCACCTAGGCATAGATTGAGGAGTGAAGCATCTGCACAATTTCAAGCTTGTAATTTCCCTTCAATGAGCACACAAAGATTGGATTTGCCATGTAGTTTTGCTAGAAAAGACAACCAAAGGTCCCAGTCTATTAGGCCAGTAGGCAGCCTTTCTGTTGATAAGCCTATTGAAACCAAGAACAGTAGTTGCTCTCTTAAGCAGAACATTCGTCTACCGCCATCCCCGACGACTGCTCAGACATCATCATATGTAGAAGGAGAAAGCAAAGATGAATATTGGGAAAAGGGTAGGAGTTTGAAGAGGTATGCTGATCAGGGATGTTTTGATGATGAGAACTGCATAAATAGAGGAGCTAAGAGGAAAAAGGGTAATAGGAAATCAGTTGATTGCTCAGAAGAAGTAGAAGGCTATGGTCTGAGTCTGGGACAATTGGGTAGTGGCAATTTCTGGTTACAATCAGGTTACAACGTGTCGCGATCAGTTCAAGCAGCTGCACCATTCTCATTTTCTTGTTCAGGTGAGGAAGAGAGTGTATGTTTTGTGCCTAGTGAAGTGATATCACCGCCTCCACCTTTGTCAAACAATCCTTGGATTGATTCTGTAGTGACTGAGATTACTAATTTTGGTGATAAGAATGTTTCAACAAGTCAAGATCCGGCCAAGGAGGCCTCAGTATCAAGTGCTTCTTTGGACAGTCATGGTTTGGTTCTTAGGCTTAATGAGAATCCCGGGGAGCATGAAATAGGCAATGGTTCGAGGCCACCTAATCCAAATGACAGGAGTGAAGTTGTAGCAGCACATAATGAGCATAACAACCATCGCGAGGATGATGCAGCTGAGCTGATCAGCTTACTTGTGAGTTGTGCTGAAGCAATTGGCTCGAGGAATGTCACTGGTGTTAATCAACTGATAGCTAGGCTAGGGGATCTTGCCTCTCCAAGAGGAGGGTCTCCAATAATCCGGCTAACTGCTTACTTCACCGAGGCTTTAGCTTTGCGTGTTGCAAGGCTTTGGCCTCACATCTTTCACATTATACCCCCTCGGAACCTTGATCGTTTAGATGATGATAGCAGTACAGCATTGAGGCTGTTGAATCAGGTTAGTCCAATTCCAAAGTTCATCCATTTCACGTCAAATGAGATTCTGCTTAGAGCTTTTGAAGGCAAAGAGCGGGTTCACATTATTGATTTTGACATTAAGCAAGGGCTGCAGTGGCCTAGTCTGTTTCAGAGTTTGGCTTCTAGGCCAAACCCTCCCACTCATGTTAGAATTACTGGTATAGGAGAATCAAAGCAGGATCTTGTTGAAACAGGAGATAGACTTGCCGAGTTTGCTGAGGCGTTGAATCTGGCTTTCGAGTTCCATCCAGTTGTTGACAGGCTAGAAGATGTGAGGCTATGGATGCTACATGTGAAAGAAGGAGAAAGTGTTGCAGTGAATTGTGCGTTACAGATGCATAGGCTTCTATATGATAGTTCTGGTGGGATCCTGAGGGATTTTCTCGGGTTGATTAGAAGCACAAATCCCACCATTATTCTGATGGCAGAGCAGGAAGCTGAGCACAATGAGCCTAGCTTGGAAGCAAGACTTGTCAACTCACTCAGATACTATGCTGCTGTTTTTGATTCTATTGGTTTCAGCCTTCCATTAGACAGCCCTTCCAGGATTAAGATAGAGGAGTTGTTTGCTCGCGATATTAGAAATATCATTGCTTGTGAAGGACGAGATAGGACTGAAAGGCATGAATGTTTTGGGAAATGGCGGAAGCTGATGGAACAAGGGGGTTTCAGATGCACAGGGATTACAGAAAGGGAACTGCTTCAGAGTCAAATGCTGTTGAAGATGTACTCGTGTGAGGACTACAGGGTCATAAAGCAGGGGAACGACGACGCTGCACTAACTCTGAGTTGGTTAGACCAGCCTCTATGCACAGTCTCTGCGTGGTCACCCCTTGATGCTGCTGGAAGTTCATCCTCTTATTATCAGCCAAGTTGA